AAGCCCATCGCGAGGAAGGTGAAGCCGTCGCGGGTCATGAGATACATGGGAGACTTGCGCTTCACAGCACCAGCCTGAACCTCCATTTCCGTGCAGGAAAAATTCCCTTCACGGAAAGAAGCGGAGCAGTCCAAGGCACGAATTGCCTTGAGAACATCGTAGTGCGGTTTCCCGAACACCTCAGCCACCTTGAGGCTGGTGGTCATGGGCTTGTTGTTCTCAAGGACGGTCACGAGGTTGCCACTTCTTGAACCTCTTGGCTTCCGGCTTGCGACTGCGGAGAATCAGGGAGTAGAGGCCGTATTCGTTGATGATGGAAACTGCACGGACCTGATCCGTATACTGTACGGG
Above is a window of Oleidesulfovibrio alaskensis DSM 16109 DNA encoding:
- a CDS encoding Rha family transcriptional regulator, producing the protein MTTSLKVAEVFGKPHYDVLKAIRALDCSASFREGNFSCTEMEVQAGAVKRKSPMYLMTRDGFTFLAMGFTIPVK